The region GGGTGAGCACGCGGCCAATTCGCGCCCCTGAGTTGCGACCTTGTTCACCGGATCGGTATTTAGAGGGCGCGCGGACTTCGGGTTATGTGGATCACCCGGGTTCGCCGCGCGGCGAGGAAGCGTGCCCCTTCTGCACGAATCTCGACAGCGTATTCGAGGTCGGCTCGATCCGCGCCATCTATGATCGCTTCCCAGTGAATCCGGGTCATCTCCTTCTCGTCACGCGTCGGCACGTCGCCACGTGGTGGGATCTCTCCACCAGCGAGGAGAAGGACTTGCTCGAAGCCATCCGGCGAGCGCGCAACGTCCTGGGAGCGAAGTGGAATCCGGATGCCTACAACATCGGGCACAACGCGGGGCTGGCGGCCGGCCAGACCGTGCCGCATTTCCACGTCCACGTGATCCCGCGTTATACAGGGGACGTCCCGGACCCTCGAGGCGGGGTGCGGCACGTCATCCCAGCGAAAGGGAATTACCTCACGAGTCACCCAGAACGCGACCGAACGTAGGCAGCGTACTCCTGGAGCATCGTCATCGAGTCATCACGCCCGCCTGTCCAGATGCGTGGGCTCATCTTCAGACAGCGCGCGTAGGCTGCGAGCATCGTCTTCGATCGCCTTTCTCCGGTATTGCCGAGCGCGTCGATGAGGCTGTTGCGGAGCGGATTCATGCTCCGAATCAGCGCCTCGTTCCGCGAGACCAATCGATCGATCATCGGCCGCGTCGGCAGTTGGTCGCTCTTGTTCCCGTTGCAGACG is a window of Candidatus Thermoplasmatota archaeon DNA encoding:
- a CDS encoding HIT family protein, which gives rise to VSTRPIRAPELRPCSPDRYLEGARTSGYVDHPGSPRGEEACPFCTNLDSVFEVGSIRAIYDRFPVNPGHLLLVTRRHVATWWDLSTSEEKDLLEAIRRARNVLGAKWNPDAYNIGHNAGLAAGQTVPHFHVHVIPRYTGDVPDPRGGVRHVIPAKGNYLTSHPERDRT